The window CCGGTATTGGTAATAGGCATGTTGCTTTTGAATAAGATCATTACGTCAAATGGGCAGTCATGATTAGAGGTCCGGCAAAAATTTAGTCGATTGTTAAGCAGTAGAGAGATTAAAACTGCAAAGGGGAGCAATTTAAATGTTTTCACTGCGTTTTTTGCTGCACTGCTAGACTTTTTCAGGAAAGTCTTTTTTCCAATTTGTAAAACGGTTTTACTACCTATTTTTTAATAGTATATCTTAAAACAGCACCTCCGAGTAAGTAAACAAAATACGGCACAGCGATTGAGTCAAGAGTTTGTGGGAAATTTTTTTTGATGTTTTCATTCGTTGGATATATTTGGTTTAAATAACTTGATTTATGTAAGCGTTTTCTAGTCCTCTCATCCTGCTTGCGTGCACCGTTTTCGCTTTTTTTAAAACCCTTTCAATGCTTTTAACGCTTGATAAATAGGCGTTCCTGACGAATGATCGAAATAACGGATATTCCCTCGCACCAACTCTGCTACCTTTGTTCCTACGTGCTTCATCGCCTTTTTCACGATCCAAATAGTCATTGCGTCGGATCTCCACCTCCCCAAAGAGTGTCTGGATGCGTACCGTTCGCTTATCTTTTAGGTAATAACGCTTTTTATCTCGTTGCTTGGCTATCTCTTCATCCAGCCATTCCAATACCTGTTGAAACATTTCTCCATAGGTTTTTTGTAACATCGAAAACAATTCTGCTTCTAACTCTTTTAATGTTTGTCCATCTGTGATAAACTGTTGCATAGGACTCTCTGACCTCCTGTTGTGGTTTGGTTGCACTTATCACCATACAGGAAGAGAGTCCTTTTTGCATCTATTTTGCTCATCCTCTTTTTTTCAAGGAAACCTCCCCTTGAAACAGATGGAAGAGGATTTAACTTCCTCCCACAAACATTTTACTCATACCCAGTCAATTTTTTTTGGGGAAAAGTTGATTATTTTCGTTATAAAATTTAAAATCCCATTGCAAATAATAAACGATTTCTCATAAGATCCAAATCTTTCACGTCAATATTCCCTAAATGCTCACCAATTCTTACTTTATCTACCATTTTAATATCTTCGAACTTAACGCATGAATCTTCGTTTAAAAAGGGATATTTGGATTTAAGGTGTATGTAATGATTTTTATATTTTGGTGTTTTCACTCCGTTCACAAGGTTATATTTGAATTTAGTTGTTAATGGAATCAAAACAACAGTATCTCCACTGTTTAATTGATTCCTACTAATAATTAAGCAAGGCCGTCTTTTATTCTTTTCCCCTCCTAAATTGCCCTCTCCTAGTTCAACGTTAAATACCCCACCTCTATATATTGTAGGTACTGTTCCATTCCGTTTTTGATAATCTTTTTATTCAATTAATAATTAAGAAAAGTTTTTCTTATACCTCATATTCACTTTTA is drawn from Bacillus alveayuensis and contains these coding sequences:
- a CDS encoding hypothetical protein (product_source=Hypo-rule applied; pfam=PF06782; superfamily=48678), producing the protein MQQFITDGQTLKELEAELFSMLQKTYGEMFQQVLEWLDEEIAKQRDKKRYYLKDKRTVRIQTLFGEVEIRRNDYLDREKGDEARRNKGSRVGAREYPLFRSFVRNAYLSSVKSIERVLKKAKTVHASRMRGLENAYINQVI
- a CDS encoding hypothetical protein (product_source=Hypo-rule applied; superfamily=50118), translated to MVDKVRIGEHLGNIDVKDLDLMRNRLLFAMGF